The Williamsia sp. DF01-3 genome has a window encoding:
- a CDS encoding MFS transporter, which translates to MFSSLGVRNYRLWAGGQVVSLVGTWMQRIAQDWLVLELSGGSGVAVGIVMALQFGPTAIVSLPAGALADRFDKRKLLIATQTTIALCALILGVLDVAGMATLAWVYILSFALGCVSAIDAPIRQSFTIEMVGAEQLPNAVALNSLTFNLARIIGPAVAGLLITLVDTGPVFLINAVTSLAVLAGLFAMRTSELIRSARATTDRSIRSGVRYVRRNRHLVVVLATVFVVSTFGLNFPLSLALLTANTFEGTAGGYGLLSTMLAVGTLSGALVAARRTKPARLRHFLAGALAFGVFEVVVGVMPTFWLVAVVLIPVGVANIMFTTSAMNIMQLSVDSQMRGRVMGIYMLCFLGGTPIGSPLLGWLAQVTDPRAPLIVGGAISAIAVAGCGLLLMRAGHMRPSLDHGRVVLSSHE; encoded by the coding sequence ATGTTCTCGTCTCTCGGGGTACGCAACTACCGTCTCTGGGCCGGTGGGCAGGTGGTCTCGCTCGTCGGGACCTGGATGCAGCGCATCGCCCAGGACTGGCTGGTACTGGAACTGTCCGGAGGCAGCGGCGTTGCGGTCGGCATCGTCATGGCCTTGCAATTCGGCCCCACGGCCATCGTGTCGCTACCCGCCGGAGCGCTGGCCGACCGGTTCGACAAACGCAAACTCCTCATCGCCACCCAGACCACCATCGCCTTGTGTGCCCTGATTCTCGGGGTGCTCGATGTGGCGGGGATGGCAACTCTGGCCTGGGTGTACATCCTCTCGTTCGCCTTGGGGTGCGTCTCGGCGATCGATGCGCCGATCCGGCAGTCGTTCACCATCGAGATGGTGGGCGCGGAGCAGTTGCCCAACGCCGTGGCACTGAACTCGCTGACGTTCAATCTCGCCCGGATCATCGGACCTGCCGTGGCCGGGCTCCTGATCACCTTGGTGGACACCGGCCCGGTCTTCCTCATCAATGCGGTCACCTCACTGGCGGTGTTGGCCGGATTGTTCGCGATGCGCACCTCGGAGCTGATCCGCTCCGCCCGTGCCACCACGGACCGCTCGATCCGAAGTGGGGTGCGCTACGTGCGCCGCAACCGCCACCTCGTCGTGGTCCTCGCGACGGTGTTCGTCGTCTCCACCTTCGGCCTGAACTTCCCACTCTCGCTTGCGCTCCTGACCGCGAACACCTTCGAGGGAACTGCAGGCGGATACGGTCTGCTGTCCACGATGCTGGCCGTGGGCACACTCAGCGGAGCACTGGTGGCAGCCCGCCGGACAAAACCGGCACGGCTACGGCACTTTCTGGCCGGCGCACTCGCGTTCGGGGTCTTCGAGGTGGTCGTCGGTGTGATGCCGACCTTCTGGCTGGTGGCAGTGGTCCTCATCCCGGTCGGTGTCGCCAACATCATGTTCACCACCTCGGCGATGAACATCATGCAACTGTCGGTCGATTCGCAGATGCGCGGCCGGGTGATGGGCATCTACATGCTCTGTTTCCTCGGCGGCACGCCGATCGGCAGCCCCTTGCTGGGCTGGCTCGCCCAGGTGACCGATCCGCGTGCACCACTGATCGTCGGTGGTGCGATCAGCGCGATCGCCGTGGCGGGGTGCGGACTTCTGCTGATGCGCGCCGGTCACATGCGGCCTTCGCTCGACCACGGCCGGGTGGTGTTGTCCTCCCACGAGTGA
- a CDS encoding phosphodiesterase, with translation MRVADIAGLPIQAGAALRGARLFHPDGVLAKGTLTRVAADGVGLPMADCDVVARVSKGVGMPGTVPDVLGLAMRMPPHPGDHAPWDVLLASAAGTNLVARTIPFPAREIGSAVLSSLQPLHHDSGSWWLRARVAPQTPQASVSVENFRTQINGAGLVFDIEQAHGTGPFELLARLTLSEPADDADYPNIGFDPTLNTTRDVDPEPNWLSGTRKLAYRYSRKGRAAEG, from the coding sequence ATGAGAGTCGCCGACATAGCCGGCCTGCCCATTCAGGCAGGTGCCGCTCTTCGGGGCGCTCGCCTCTTCCATCCCGACGGCGTACTGGCCAAAGGCACCCTGACCAGGGTGGCCGCCGACGGCGTCGGGTTGCCGATGGCGGACTGCGACGTGGTGGCCCGGGTGTCCAAAGGTGTCGGTATGCCCGGAACGGTTCCCGATGTGCTGGGCCTCGCCATGCGGATGCCGCCGCACCCAGGCGACCACGCGCCGTGGGACGTGCTGCTCGCCAGCGCCGCGGGCACGAACCTCGTGGCCAGGACCATCCCCTTCCCCGCTCGCGAGATCGGCAGCGCAGTCCTCTCCTCTCTACAGCCGCTGCACCACGACAGCGGCAGCTGGTGGCTTCGGGCACGAGTTGCGCCGCAGACACCGCAGGCCAGCGTCTCGGTGGAGAACTTCCGCACACAGATCAACGGTGCCGGTTTGGTCTTCGACATCGAGCAGGCCCACGGCACCGGACCTTTCGAGCTGCTCGCCCGATTGACGCTCTCCGAACCTGCCGACGACGCCGACTACCCCAATATCGGTTTCGACCCCACGCTGAACACCACCAGAGACGTTGATCCCGAACCGAACTGGTTATCAGGTACCCGTAAGCTCGCCTATCGTTACAGCCGCAAAGGGCGTGCCGCCGAAGGGTGA
- a CDS encoding HemK2/MTQ2 family protein methyltransferase, translating into MLDNYVSDPVDEALAALEAIEVPNGVYKPQEDSRLLLAAMAGLGMVQGRRVLDLCTGSGVLAVAAARLGAAEVIAYDISPKAVQCTLDNAEAQGLVVDARLGSLEEALEAGPFDLVVSNPPYVPADRLSTASVGLTHSWHGGRDGRTLLDPLCVAAPELLADDGTIMIVQSEFADTESSLVELRAGGLNADVVARERIPFGPVLMQNARWLESLGMLEPGCREEELVVVRAHKAAGGR; encoded by the coding sequence ATGCTCGACAACTACGTGTCGGACCCTGTCGATGAGGCCCTGGCGGCCTTGGAGGCCATCGAGGTGCCGAACGGCGTGTACAAACCGCAAGAGGATTCGCGACTGCTGCTCGCGGCCATGGCCGGTCTCGGAATGGTGCAGGGGCGCCGGGTGCTCGATCTGTGCACGGGAAGTGGTGTGCTCGCCGTCGCGGCCGCACGGCTCGGTGCCGCGGAAGTGATTGCCTACGACATCTCGCCGAAGGCGGTGCAGTGCACCCTCGACAACGCGGAGGCACAGGGTCTTGTTGTCGACGCACGGCTCGGTTCGCTGGAGGAGGCGCTCGAAGCAGGTCCATTCGACCTCGTGGTCTCCAACCCGCCCTACGTACCAGCCGATCGTCTCTCGACAGCCAGCGTGGGCCTGACACATTCATGGCACGGTGGCCGCGATGGTCGCACATTGCTCGACCCGCTGTGTGTCGCGGCCCCGGAATTGCTTGCTGACGACGGCACGATCATGATCGTCCAGTCAGAGTTCGCCGACACCGAGAGCTCGCTCGTCGAGTTGCGTGCAGGTGGCCTGAACGCTGACGTCGTTGCCCGCGAACGCATTCCGTTCGGACCGGTACTGATGCAGAATGCGCGCTGGCTCGAGTCCCTGGGAATGCTCGAACCCGGTTGCCGCGAAGAAGAACTCGTGGTCGTCCGTGCACACAAGGCCGCCGGTGGGCGATGA
- a CDS encoding CDGSH iron-sulfur domain-containing protein, which yields MTVPDKGTVPDKGRGGDRRVIRVVQGGPIMVQGPVSIEMPDGSTVNSDRFMVALCACKRSKTYPLCDTSHRGRKKIMRREDRI from the coding sequence ATGACCGTTCCTGACAAGGGAACCGTCCCTGACAAGGGAAGAGGCGGCGATCGCCGGGTGATCCGGGTGGTGCAGGGCGGCCCCATCATGGTTCAAGGACCGGTGAGCATCGAGATGCCCGACGGCAGCACCGTCAACTCCGATCGGTTCATGGTGGCTCTGTGCGCGTGCAAGCGCAGCAAGACATACCCGCTGTGCGACACCAGTCATCGTGGCCGTAAGAAGATCATGCGCCGCGAGGACCGGATCTGA
- a CDS encoding iron-containing redox enzyme family protein codes for MTAPLKTSSSSSIIRDLPKPAGPLSAAVVSELSRDPETSTSLLSLDESAYDTEPYGRDLQLALYVCYELHYRGFIGVDDAWEWNPELLRLRGRLEKKFMNALRADVEPGDNAIAEIEALSVESPDGSGPSYYLCDVGTWHQLQEYFVHRSVYHLKEADPHAWAIPRLTGQAKASFVAVEFDEFGGGRGENVHQQLYADLLDAAGLDSDYLAYLEIVPGESLALVNLMSLLGLHRSLRGAVVGHFAATEITSSPGSRRLAQALERLDAPDECIRFYREHVEADAVHEQVLRHEVVGDLLAREPELESDVVFGIRAFDFLEEKLAALLMRSWTEGKCSLLEPIS; via the coding sequence GTGACCGCACCGCTGAAGACTTCATCGTCCAGTTCGATCATCCGGGACCTGCCGAAGCCTGCCGGTCCGCTCTCGGCCGCAGTCGTCTCGGAGCTGTCTCGCGATCCTGAAACATCCACGTCGCTGCTCTCACTCGACGAGTCCGCCTACGACACCGAACCGTACGGTCGTGATCTCCAGCTGGCGTTGTACGTCTGCTACGAACTGCACTACCGCGGGTTCATCGGCGTCGACGACGCCTGGGAATGGAACCCCGAACTCCTCCGGCTGCGCGGCCGCCTGGAGAAGAAGTTCATGAACGCATTGCGCGCCGACGTGGAGCCGGGCGACAACGCCATCGCAGAGATCGAGGCGCTCTCCGTCGAGAGCCCGGACGGCAGCGGACCTTCGTACTACCTGTGCGACGTCGGGACGTGGCATCAGCTGCAGGAGTACTTCGTGCACCGCTCGGTCTACCACCTCAAAGAAGCCGATCCCCATGCGTGGGCGATCCCCCGCCTCACGGGCCAGGCCAAAGCGTCGTTTGTTGCCGTCGAATTCGACGAGTTCGGTGGCGGTCGCGGTGAGAACGTGCACCAGCAGCTGTACGCCGACCTACTCGATGCCGCCGGCCTCGACTCCGACTACCTCGCTTACCTGGAGATCGTCCCCGGCGAGTCCCTGGCGCTGGTCAACCTGATGTCGTTGCTCGGACTGCACCGATCGCTGCGGGGCGCGGTGGTCGGGCATTTCGCGGCCACCGAGATCACGTCCTCGCCCGGTTCACGCCGACTGGCGCAGGCCCTCGAGCGTCTCGACGCCCCAGACGAGTGCATCCGGTTCTACCGCGAACACGTGGAGGCCGACGCCGTGCACGAGCAGGTGCTGCGCCACGAGGTGGTGGGTGACCTGCTGGCACGGGAGCCCGAACTCGAATCCGACGTGGTCTTCGGGATCCGCGCGTTCGACTTCCTCGAGGAGAAACTCGCAGCGTTGCTGATGAGGAGCTGGACCGAAGGAAAGTGCTCGCTGCTCGAACCGATCAGCTGA
- a CDS encoding CoA pyrophosphatase, protein MSVNNTRGAGDLGRSPDAVRQTIVDRLDGFAHTTADLTEGVRAAAVAIAVTSRDGEYGIWLTKRPSRMREHPSQFALPGGRLEAGETHADAALREMHEELGVHVDQTQVLGRLDDYATRSGYVMTPIVCWAGPDRETDPNPGEVAQLFFIPMSDLMVTPRFISIPESDKPVIQLPLVGSLVHAPTAAVIYQFAEVVLAGRHTRVDGFEQPVFAWR, encoded by the coding sequence ATGAGCGTGAACAACACGAGGGGCGCCGGCGACCTCGGAAGAAGCCCGGACGCGGTCCGCCAGACCATCGTCGACCGTCTCGATGGTTTCGCCCACACCACCGCCGACCTCACCGAGGGCGTCCGCGCCGCCGCTGTTGCGATCGCGGTGACCAGTCGCGACGGCGAGTACGGCATCTGGCTGACCAAACGTCCTTCGCGGATGCGTGAACACCCCAGCCAATTCGCGCTCCCCGGCGGACGTCTCGAGGCCGGCGAAACCCACGCCGATGCAGCGTTACGCGAGATGCACGAAGAGCTCGGCGTCCACGTTGATCAGACGCAGGTACTGGGCCGCCTGGACGACTACGCCACCCGATCCGGGTACGTGATGACCCCCATCGTGTGCTGGGCTGGGCCCGACCGCGAGACCGATCCGAACCCCGGCGAAGTGGCCCAGCTGTTCTTCATCCCGATGTCCGACCTGATGGTGACGCCGCGGTTCATCAGCATCCCGGAGTCGGACAAGCCGGTCATCCAGCTCCCCCTGGTGGGATCGCTGGTGCACGCACCCACGGCCGCAGTGATCTACCAGTTCGCCGAAGTCGTGTTGGCAGGACGCCACACCCGGGTCGACGGGTTCGAGCAGCCGGTGTTCGCATGGCGTTGA
- a CDS encoding SDR family NAD(P)-dependent oxidoreductase, giving the protein MATQWLPDRLGVVKGKRVVVTGATNGVGFATARALAGAGARVVLAVRDPELGARRAVEIGGDTEVVRLDLADLSSVRDAAANLDGPIDVLINNAGMVPTRRADTGDGFETAIGTNFLGPFALTNLLLPQVRERIVLVASDAHRSATIDPDDLHLRSARWSPPRAYARSKLAVMLWGLELDKRLRQSGSPTTAMLSQPGWVASNISNKPRLGPVHKVVKAAATFVANDIDAGAASTLYCLTEPIPPGSYVGMDGLWALKGSPVLSGRSSTACDYDLAGELWRAAERETGTKYPL; this is encoded by the coding sequence ATGGCAACACAGTGGCTACCCGACCGGCTCGGTGTCGTGAAGGGCAAACGGGTGGTGGTCACCGGGGCGACGAATGGGGTCGGATTCGCCACCGCCCGAGCACTCGCAGGTGCCGGGGCGCGTGTGGTCCTGGCGGTCCGTGATCCCGAACTCGGTGCCCGGCGCGCGGTGGAGATCGGCGGCGACACCGAGGTGGTGCGACTCGACCTCGCCGACCTCTCATCGGTGCGCGACGCCGCGGCGAACCTCGACGGGCCGATCGACGTCCTGATCAACAACGCCGGAATGGTGCCGACGAGACGCGCTGACACCGGCGACGGATTCGAGACCGCCATCGGCACCAACTTCCTCGGACCGTTTGCCCTGACCAACCTGCTGCTGCCGCAAGTTCGTGAACGGATCGTCCTGGTGGCGTCCGATGCTCACCGCTCGGCGACCATCGACCCCGACGACCTGCATCTGCGCAGCGCACGGTGGTCGCCGCCCCGCGCTTACGCCCGGTCCAAGCTGGCCGTGATGTTGTGGGGCCTCGAACTCGACAAGAGGTTGCGACAGAGTGGTTCTCCCACCACGGCGATGCTCAGTCAGCCTGGTTGGGTGGCGTCCAACATCTCGAACAAGCCTCGGCTGGGTCCGGTACACAAGGTGGTCAAGGCCGCAGCGACCTTCGTCGCCAACGACATCGATGCCGGCGCAGCGTCCACGCTCTACTGCCTGACCGAACCGATTCCACCAGGGAGCTACGTGGGGATGGACGGGCTCTGGGCGCTGAAAGGGTCGCCGGTGCTGTCCGGGCGATCGTCCACCGCCTGCGACTACGACCTCGCCGGCGAACTGTGGCGTGCCGCAGAACGTGAGACCGGGACGAAATACCCGCTCTGA
- a CDS encoding SRPBCC family protein — protein sequence MADATVTTIDSGPRKIARQVVVKAPVSEVFALVANPHRHPELDGSGTVRDTAVKGPDRLSRGAKFSVGMKQYGLPYKITSTVTGFEDDKLVEWQHPLGHKWRWEFTSLGPDTTQVTETFDYSSAKSPKMLEVFGFEKKNGSGITGTLEALAARFA from the coding sequence ATGGCAGATGCAACTGTGACAACAATTGATTCCGGCCCCCGCAAGATCGCCCGGCAGGTGGTGGTGAAGGCACCCGTATCCGAGGTCTTCGCGCTGGTCGCCAACCCTCACCGGCACCCCGAACTCGACGGATCGGGCACAGTCCGCGACACGGCGGTCAAAGGACCCGATCGGCTGAGCCGGGGCGCGAAGTTCAGCGTCGGCATGAAGCAGTACGGACTTCCGTACAAGATCACCTCGACCGTGACCGGCTTCGAGGACGACAAGCTGGTGGAGTGGCAACATCCGCTGGGTCACAAGTGGCGGTGGGAGTTCACCTCGCTCGGCCCTGACACCACGCAGGTCACCGAGACGTTCGACTACAGCAGTGCGAAGTCGCCCAAGATGCTGGAGGTCTTCGGGTTCGAGAAGAAGAACGGCTCCGGAATCACCGGCACACTCGAAGCCCTCGCTGCCCGTTTCGCCTGA